The Pseudanabaena yagii GIHE-NHR1 genome segment ATTTACTGGTATGCCAGGATATGCATTTCGGCAAACCAATGTAGAACATCAAGAACTAAGTAATGGTGTTTTTGTGCGGCGTACTGGTTCAGTACACATTATGTCTAAGCGGATTCGCAATAAACTCATCAGTAGTCTCTTGTTTCTGCTGCGATGCATAATTAAATTTCGGCGTAAAAGTATTCGTGGCTCTCATTTAGTACTTACTTCTGCACCACCCTTTCTCGGTTTAATTGGTTGGTTTTATAACAAGATTTTTGGGCATACCTATAGCTGCATTATTTATGACATTTATCCTGAAGTGGCAGTGCGCCTGAGAGTTGTTGCTCCAAATCATTGGATCGTCAAATTTTGGGAATTTGTAAATCGTAAGGTTTGGGACAGAGCCGAATCATTGATTGTCCTAAGTGAGCCAATGAAGCAGCTATTAGTGCAAAAAAACAAACATCTGGCGGACAAAATTCATGTGATTCATAGCTGGGCAGATCCGCAATTTATCAATCCGATCGCTAAGTTAGACAATTGGTTTTCCAATCAATATGGACTAACCGATAGTTTTGTCGTGCTGTATTCAGGTAACTTAGGTCGTTGTCATGATAGTCGGACAATTATCAAATGTATGCAATTGCTGAGCCATCGTGCTGATATTAAGTTTGTCTTTATCGGTAATGGGGTTGGCTCACAGATGATTGCCAAGGCGATCGCCTCAGGAGAATTGCCAAATGTGCTGCAATTGCCTTATCAAGATCGAGAAGTTTTACCCTTTTCCTTAACCGCCTGTGATCTCTCTTTAGTCAGCATTTTGCCGAATGTCGGTGACACGATCGCCCCATCGAAAATATATGGCATCTTAGCAGCAGGGCGACCTGTGGCGGTAATCTGTCCTCAGGATAATTATTTACGCGAAATGGTTAGTCAAGGAGATTGTGGCAGTTGCTTTGATAATGGTGATGCACAGGGCTTAGCCGATTACATTCGTTTGCTTGCCGCCGATCCTCTTAGACAAATAAAACTTGGCAAGAATGCCCGTAAATTACTGGAAATGCATTACACCATTGACCAAGCGATCCCTAAATATATTGAGGCTTTGGGGTTAAAAGAGCAAAGTCGGTCATACCTTGAGCAAATTCATCAACTACACCAAAGCCAACCGAGTTTTTGTAAACACGAATATTTCTAGAAAGGATAGGGGGCGCTTCCCCCTATCCTTTGGCATTCATATACTTGGTACTCTTTGCCCTCACCCACTTCGACAGGCTCAGTGCATCGCCTAGCCCCTCTCCCGCAGGAGAAAGGGAACAAGAAAAAGCTCTTACTCC includes the following:
- a CDS encoding glycosyltransferase family 4 protein; the protein is MAGKNHVKTSISIITQFYPPDYAATGQFIYDLAGALAQEGFDVSVFTGMPGYAFRQTNVEHQELSNGVFVRRTGSVHIMSKRIRNKLISSLLFLLRCIIKFRRKSIRGSHLVLTSAPPFLGLIGWFYNKIFGHTYSCIIYDIYPEVAVRLRVVAPNHWIVKFWEFVNRKVWDRAESLIVLSEPMKQLLVQKNKHLADKIHVIHSWADPQFINPIAKLDNWFSNQYGLTDSFVVLYSGNLGRCHDSRTIIKCMQLLSHRADIKFVFIGNGVGSQMIAKAIASGELPNVLQLPYQDREVLPFSLTACDLSLVSILPNVGDTIAPSKIYGILAAGRPVAVICPQDNYLREMVSQGDCGSCFDNGDAQGLADYIRLLAADPLRQIKLGKNARKLLEMHYTIDQAIPKYIEALGLKEQSRSYLEQIHQLHQSQPSFCKHEYF